The following proteins are encoded in a genomic region of Streptomyces gobiensis:
- a CDS encoding acyl carrier protein, translating into MPLLTELDKEELRAVVADALDVPVEEVTDTASFVDDLGVDSLLTLEVMVSIEQTYGVKLEEGELQTMTTFEHAWKLMQSKQRDA; encoded by the coding sequence ATGCCCCTCTTGACCGAGCTTGACAAGGAAGAGCTGCGCGCCGTGGTCGCCGACGCGCTTGATGTCCCGGTGGAGGAGGTGACCGACACCGCCAGCTTCGTCGACGACCTTGGGGTCGACTCGCTGCTGACGCTCGAGGTGATGGTGTCGATCGAGCAGACCTACGGCGTCAAGCTGGAGGAGGGCGAGCTACAGACCATGACCACGTTCGAGCACGCCTGGAAGCTGATGCAGAGCAAGCAGCGGGACGCCTGA
- a CDS encoding 3-hydroxyacyl-ACP dehydratase FabZ family protein codes for MGGEHAARSLAGEVTMVRAGTPDEAPPHAEATIGISADEPVFDGHYPGFPILPGVCLIECVHRAALGAFPAFLDEKARPRLAAVESARFLDPVYPGELVAMELSWKAVRDDWQCRAVVRNPRGDSARVRLRYTVADA; via the coding sequence ATGGGGGGCGAGCACGCGGCCCGCTCCCTGGCCGGCGAGGTCACGATGGTCCGGGCAGGGACACCGGACGAAGCCCCGCCGCATGCTGAGGCGACGATCGGCATCAGCGCGGATGAGCCCGTATTCGACGGGCACTACCCAGGCTTTCCGATTCTGCCCGGCGTGTGCCTCATCGAGTGCGTACACCGGGCCGCGCTGGGCGCGTTTCCCGCCTTCCTCGACGAGAAGGCCCGGCCACGCCTGGCCGCCGTCGAGTCGGCGCGGTTTCTCGACCCCGTCTACCCGGGCGAGCTGGTCGCCATGGAGCTGAGCTGGAAGGCGGTACGGGACGACTGGCAGTGCCGTGCCGTGGTCCGCAATCCGCGTGGAGACAGCGCCCGGGTCCGGCTGCGGTACACCGTGGCGGACGCCTGA